cgggatgatcaaattGACAATTTGATCAGAAGAAAAATTAGTGTCAGTCTCAATTCGCATCTCTCACGTACACAATTTCATAGGAATCGGTGAGCCAATGtcgttcattttcatttttgcATCCACACCACTGATTTAATTGACAAATTTAATGAGTTTGTGCGAAAAATTGTTCCGCCTGGAATGGCTTTTATATGCAGACAGTCGCTTTTATTTTACGATGTCGATGATAAAGGAATATTGACAATATTGTGGATGATATCGAGTACGTGTCATTGCAGTGAATAACCACGATAAAGTATAAAAGCACCCAAGAAATAtaatagatatattttttattatatttttatgaattaCTGTGCTAAAATAGAAATTATAGACTTTGTTATAGACTTACAAAGTTAGAACATTTTCTATGTATCGATAATTCGAACTCGATGAACGCACGTCACTACTTAGACGCCATTTTTGCGTAGGATCTGTTGTTACGCTGTTGACTATCTTACGAAATATATCGTAATTTTATTAATGCGACACATTTCGTGCATTAAATTTTATTCTTAATGAATAACTAAAACACAAGTATTGTGTGATCATATACAGTGCGTGGCTCAGTTGCCTTATCGTCGATATATCGTGTGCGCGGGAAATCTGTCTGGATCCAATGCCTCTGCCTACTACCAAACACATCTAATATTTATGTTGTTTATCCACAAGATCTGCGTGAAAAATGATTTCGCAGAGAGTTCGTGATATGCGGAAAGGAAGGATGGCTAAAATGTCAAAAACTGTGGAACGTCTTTATAAAGAAGGAAAGTGTCGTGATTGTTCTGTAGTGGTAACTCGGATGGACTTTGCCAAGATTTTGGGCAAATTCACGAAGGTTAAAATTCAATACGAAAGTAGTACAACACCAAAAACGAAAAAAGAcagtgtacctactgtaaatacTTCTGCAAAATTGAGAAAGAGTGAAAATGGGATGGTGCATATTAATAGGAAGGCATATAACCAGCATCCTATCAACGAGTCAGCCAACTCTAAAAAGCCAAGGAATACAAAGCAAACATCACCTGTTACATCGCCTCGTCAGGCTAGCAATATATTGAAAGAAAACAACAGGTTAAAAAAAGGGCCCATTGTAAAAGATAAGAATTCCAATTACAATCAACAGAAAGTCAACTCTAACCTAAAAAGTTACGGCATTATTTTCATTAACCCTAATGTAAATAACAACAATGACGTTAAAAGTAAAACAAATTTATCAGAACTACTGCCTGACATTAATAAAAGTATACTACCAAATGATGAATGGGTAATAGATTACTTTCCAAAAAGTGAGGAACCTAAAGAAGATAAAGTGTACGACCGAATTGCAGCCGAGTTAGAGGACCTTATGTATAATGAGAAAGCATCAAGTTTAGTTGACAAACCTGATACTGAAAATAAGGTGGATGACTTTCCCTCTATTATGGATATCTTGAATGATAGTACACCTAATAGTTCTAAGCCCAATGACCAAAGTAACACATTTAAGCCTAATTTAGAGTCTAGCGATGTAGAAGCAATGTTGCTCGGTAAAACCAGCACAGAGACAAGTCAACCGGAAACACTGCCTATGGATGTGGACAACACAGATATGGCCAATTTGATTGGAGAAGTAGGAGTAGATGCCATGCCGGACACAGTCAAGAATCAACCGACTGACCATAAGCAAGGAGAATCTAGTGAGAAGGAGGTCATCTCCCAATTAAGTAACCCATCTATCATTGATGAGACTTTACAAAAAGGTATTGAAGAACAACTGATATTTGATAATGCAACAAAAGACACTGAAGAAACATCGGAAAATAAAGAAAGCGATGACAGTAAAGTCACTACAATGGACACAGATGTTGTGGCCGATGATAAAGCCAAATCTGCCAGTGTTTCTGTTGTACCTAAGACTGAAGTTGTAACCCATGTAATATTCAAACAGACTATTGATGGCAAGTGTTACCGGTGTGTAACATGTcctaaaaacttaaaatataGCATTGAACTTAACGGTAAAGCTGTTGAGTTCATAGGAGCACCCAAGTTCATTTCCAGTTTAGAAGACCTACAAGTTTTGTTACAAATTGTGAATGAAAGCCACTTGGAGAGTCTCTATGTACttcattaaataattatttgctgAAACTTCATTTCTTTTCGTCTCTGTTTGAATGAATTAAGAGGataaattattttccaatttTGCCTATAAATTACTAAGACAAATTTGGAtgcatataatttaattttttgtgttttagttGTATCTTTGCATTATAATATATCAATACAGTATATACAAGCACTCACACTAGCtatgtaacatattttatttacctttatAAGGGTAAATCATTCTTCTGTAATTTTATTGCCTTTGCTGACTATGTGTATAGTTTTAGATCTCTTACTGAAAATTGACTTAGAAATGCAATTGTTATGCTTATTCATACACATTATTATTGTTAGACACTGAGGATGGTTTATATATTAAATCAATAATTATGAATCATGTTTCAATTTGCACATAGCAATATGAAAATGGTTTTCGGTGATTCCTTAGCTTTtgtaatgttaaaaataattatagtagATATCTAAGATACCTTTAAGATTGTCATAGATTAATGTCTTAGAATTTTAATATAACTGAAAGGACATGTCTCAGAGATAATGGATTAAATTTCTGTTATAGCCTTGGAAGGTATgttcatattaaatataaagaacCTGGATGGTTAAAGTTTGTAacaaatagttttatttaaatcttaTTCTATAAGTAAATATCACAACTTTATAAAATCATATTTGTTGGTGAAAGCATCAATATTGGATGGGTAGCTCGTCTGAGTGCCTTCCTTTGTGACTGAAATGGTAGCTACTTCACACGCTGCTCCAATGATCTGATGGAGGGGCAGATCCTTATGTTTCACTAGGAAATTTGCTAAAGCTCCAACAAATGCATCTCCAGCACCCTGcaaaaaacaataattacataaaattttaaGTACTCACCaagtaatatatttttaatgaaacaAATATGTATAGATGGATTTTAAACTAAGTAACCAAGTTCTTCTGCAAACCCGATGGCCCTAATGAGGGATAACGGGAATGCATCATCAACCAAGTAATGAAACACTCCTTACTGTGGTGTCCACTGGTTTAACTGATCTGCAGAAGACATGAATTGGTTGGGGATCAGCCTTGGTAGCATACACGGCTCCTTTTTCACCTAATGTAATAACTACTGTCTCGCATCCTGAGTTCAGTAATTTTGCCAGCACCTGTTTTGTATTCCTGTAAACAAAACTGTAAAAGTCTACATACCACTTTAAAGAGTAAAACGAGCTATTATAATAATTCTCATATGTATATCTAAAATAACTTACAATGTAGTAACTTCCATATTGGTAATTAAAGCAGCCTCAGACTCGTTTACACAAAGTATAGTACAGTATTGTAGAATTTGCTGAATGTCTGACCTGGCAGGAGCTGCATTCAGAAGTTTTACCTAAAAATTCACATTACAAATCAGCTGTAGTAATCAGTAAAcattaattttataacaaatcTAATTGTACAATAACTTACTCCTTTATTTAACTTAAATGCTTCCAAAGTAGTTTCCAATGGAGTCTCTAGTTGGCCAATTAAAACATCTGCATGTGTTATTAGTTCTGCAGATGATTGCACATCAGATTTACTCAAAAAGTTATTAGCACCGGCAACAATAACTATTTGGTTTTCACCACTTTCAGCAACAGATATTTGTGCAATCCCAGTCGTCACATTTGGAGTAGTAAAAAAATGAGACACATTTACTCCTTCTGCTTTTAAATGCTCCTTATACTTCAGTCCCCACTGGTCATCACctgcctataaaaaaaacatagttagCAAGAATAGTTTTAGATCAACAGAAAtgaaataagtacctagttgAAACATACCCTACCAATCATGTATGTATTCCCTCCGAGTTTTGCGGCTGCTACACATTGATTAGCACCCTTGCCTCCGAAACTAGTTGAAAATTTTGATCCATGAAGAGTTTCGCCGGGCATAGGTAATCTTGGGGCATATCTGGAAGGTTATGCCATGTTACGTAACCAAAGTTccacaacataaaataaagtaaatataaagtatcTAAACAATGGGCGTGAAAGGTAAAACTTACGTTGTAAAATCAACACTGCATGATCCAATGACAACTATGGACGGCGCAGATTTTGAATCGGAATGCATTTTACCAAATATCCTTTTGTGTTAATACATAGGAAAGTTAGATGCAGAATCGTTACTCATACAGAAAGTCACTGTATAATGCTATAATTTACTTCACTAATCAAACTGGCTGATAACAAATCGAGTTAACTGATAAGAAATGATGAGTTGATGACCTTTTGAcagataaaaacaaaaacaattataaTGGCGAACACTCACATTGCCATATTTACATAATGGCCTCTCACCATGTTTTGTTTAGCTGTGGCAACATTTATTCAATTGTCACTTGAACAACGACAACAcaagtatagtttgtcaaaggactgtctcatttcaatcaaagacagagagaatcatagtatctttgtcttacactagtactagcacccaaaagaaaaggacgagtaaagttttcctggttcttactgactgacaaattggtttgaccaactataacaCTATAACACAATTTGCCAGTCATAAAGAACCAGGAAAATTATACTCACccctttcttttgggtgctagtactaggtACTAGCGTAAGACAAAGACAGCATGATTCTCTCTGactgtttgaaatgagacagtcctgggAGAGGTTCTGCGAACACCAAAGTTCACAAATTGCAGGAGTCTTTTTTGTTACACCAATTAGGTaggccttaattggagtaaaagagaaagatccgcCAATCGCCATTTTTGaccttcggtgttcgcggtagatcCTCCTCAGGTTCGTGAGTCGCTCTAAAGAAAAAAGGGACAAAGGTATCCCTTGGCACATTTTTTGGTGGTAGGAGTCTttcgctggtggcctagcggtgagagcgtgcgacttgcaatgggcccagttttataaagttacaagttacaggttacaagagtacaggctacaggcacctgtaatgcactgtgaacggctacaggtgttttataaatacacataaataattacagttgtaaagaaccacggtcaatctcgattacatgtgaaatctacaggtgtgaaggacatcactatttaaaaaaaaacgtgtgtcatagatactcggttctctactaaattatgtgtttttgtttgctgtaaaatattaattactggaaaaatggccagaaatgaaggaaaaatcgagtggttgagagcggcgttccatgccaaggatatactttttgggccgttttcagattcagataaagttcgatttaattaaatatttacgtaataagtaaataacatgtaaataagtaggtactctctcacattcttacattaaaatgtatcgtttcggtagcggctcaaagataaatacggtgtgtatcgaaaattatgaatagtacactttaccataatgtgaatgcactatacttatacgagcataaagagacgaatgctaataaatcaacgacaaatatcggcaataatccctttccatttcctagtagataaaataaaaagaatcgtcaataaaatcaatatcaaacatattgtcactttatttcctatttactataaatttcagatacattaacaaaaactgataaggtcagtgcatggaaaagtttgcatgccctggcacaatcgttggcgttggtgcttaacaataaagagtaaagtttaaaatctctcagaaaacgagtctacaagtaactgctgttgtgatgttacaggactcaagacgtatgtaagtttttgttacaagtgtaccaatctacacttgtaatttacaatttttttataaaacgcctgttcgattatgagtttaaaactataaaactcccgtattttcgtctatggttgagctacaggcacttgtacctgtaacctgtaaaattgtaacacagtacttttataaaacgcaaattgtaaaaaacggagcaagtgttgccagtaaacgcctgtaaacttgtaacttgtaactttataaaactgggccaggtcgcgggttcaaaccccggctcgtaccaatgagttattcggaacttatgtacgaaatat
This window of the Cydia fagiglandana chromosome 15, ilCydFagi1.1, whole genome shotgun sequence genome carries:
- the LOC134671286 gene encoding putative mediator of RNA polymerase II transcription subunit 26, whose amino-acid sequence is MISQRVRDMRKGRMAKMSKTVERLYKEGKCRDCSVVVTRMDFAKILGKFTKVKIQYESSTTPKTKKDSVPTVNTSAKLRKSENGMVHINRKAYNQHPINESANSKKPRNTKQTSPVTSPRQASNILKENNRLKKGPIVKDKNSNYNQQKVNSNLKSYGIIFINPNVNNNNDVKSKTNLSELLPDINKSILPNDEWVIDYFPKSEEPKEDKVYDRIAAELEDLMYNEKASSLVDKPDTENKVDDFPSIMDILNDSTPNSSKPNDQSNTFKPNLESSDVEAMLLGKTSTETSQPETLPMDVDNTDMANLIGEVGVDAMPDTVKNQPTDHKQGESSEKEVISQLSNPSIIDETLQKGIEEQLIFDNATKDTEETSENKESDDSKVTTMDTDVVADDKAKSASVSVVPKTEVVTHVIFKQTIDGKCYRCVTCPKNLKYSIELNGKAVEFIGAPKFISSLEDLQVLLQIVNESHLESLYVLH
- the LOC134671287 gene encoding ribokinase-like, yielding MHSDSKSAPSIVVIGSCSVDFTTYAPRLPMPGETLHGSKFSTSFGGKGANQCVAAAKLGGNTYMIGRAGDDQWGLKYKEHLKAEGVNVSHFFTTPNVTTGIAQISVAESGENQIVIVAGANNFLSKSDVQSSAELITHADVLIGQLETPLETTLEAFKLNKGVKLLNAAPARSDIQQILQYCTILCVNESEAALITNMEVTTLNTKQVLAKLLNSGCETVVITLGEKGAVYATKADPQPIHVFCRSVKPVDTTGAGDAFVGALANFLVKHKDLPLHQIIGAACEVATISVTKEGTQTSYPSNIDAFTNKYDFIKL